A window of the Pongo abelii isolate AG06213 chromosome 10, NHGRI_mPonAbe1-v2.0_pri, whole genome shotgun sequence genome harbors these coding sequences:
- the SYCP3 gene encoding synaptonemal complex protein 3: MVSSGKKYSRKSGKPSVEDQFARAYDFETEDKKDLSGSEEDVIEGKTAVIEKRRKKRSSAGVVEDMGGEVQNMLEGVGVDINKALLAKRKRLEMYTKASLKTSNQKIEHVWKTQQDQRQKLNQEYSQQFLTLFQQWDLDMQKAEEQEEKILNMFRQQQKILQQSRIVQSQRLKTIRQLYEQFIKSMEELEKNHDNLLTGAQNEFKKEMAMLQKKIMMETQQQEIASVRKSLQSMLF; this comes from the exons ATGGTGTCCTCCGGAAAAAAGTATTCCAGGAAATCTGGGAAGCCGTCTGTGGAAGATCAGTTTGCGAGAGCCTATGACTTTGAGACTGAAGATAAGAAAGATCTGAGTGGATCAGAGGAAGATGTTATTGAAG GGAAGACTGCAGTCATTGAGAAACGTAGGAAGAAAAGGTCTTCTGCAGGAGTAGTTGAAGATATGGG GGGTGAAGTACAGAATATGCTGGAAGGAGTTGGAG TTGACATTAACAAGGCTCTTCTTGCCAAGAGAAAGAGACTAGAAATGTATACCAAGGCTTCTCTCAAAACTAGTAACCAGAAAATCGAACATGTTTGGAAAACACAACAAGATCAAAG GCAGAAGCTTAACCAAGAATATTCTCAGCAGTTTCTGACTTTGTTTCAGCAGTGGGATTTAGATATGCAGAAAGCTGaggaacaagaagaaaaaatactt AATATGTTTCGACAGCAACAAAAGATTCTTCAACAATCTAGAATTGTTCAGAGCCAGAGACTGAAAACAATTAGACAGTTATATGAGCAGTTCATAAAG agtaTGGAAGAGTTGGAGAAGAATCATGATAATCTACTTACTGGTGcacaaaatgaatttaaaaaagaaatggctatgttgcaaaaaaaaattatgatggaAACT cagcagcaagagATAGCAAGTGTTCGGAAGTCTCTTCAATCCATGTTATTCTGA